The following are from one region of the Prionailurus bengalensis isolate Pbe53 chromosome A2, Fcat_Pben_1.1_paternal_pri, whole genome shotgun sequence genome:
- the LOC122486883 gene encoding serine/arginine repetitive matrix protein 1-like, whose protein sequence is MLLLLPRRIRRLGAGTPARRGGGELCPATPARARARPPRGPGPHPTARGCCSRRGLATLWPSPRARCRPGFLTLGRRRTPAPLWAPAAPSPLGAPAPFKPSSQAPRHAPPAARVPYREPPAPSPSRRRPRPSARGRGQSGRLASPHETKKPPPPPPPREGKSRARARSPRPPPHAARAPAARALASSPPPYGRLLSLPPPARPRARARPPFRSQRACASARGLAEVGGTRESWRSRCSPPTQSGKVLLMRTGVFVLTLRPHAAEHAQSGRHCGGGCVGSRGCGGGLGDGMGWNGGGVCREGLAEGL, encoded by the coding sequence ATGCTATTGTTGCTGCCGCGACGGATACGGCGACTGGGGGCCGGGACACCGGCCCGCCGAGGAGGCGGAGAGCTTTGTCCGGCGACCCCGGCGAGAGCGCGCGCGCGGCCTCCACGCGGCCCGGGCCCCCACCCCACGGCCCGCGGATGCTGTAGCCGCCGCGGCCTCGCTACACTGTGGCCTTCTCCGCGCGCGCGGTGCCGGCCAGGCTTCTTGACCCTCGGGCGCCGCCGTACCCCAGCCCCGCTGTGGGCGCCggcggccccctcccccctcggCGCCCCGGCTCCATTCAAACCGTCCTCCCAAGCCCCGCGCCACGCTCCCCCCGCGGCCCGCGTTCCTTACCGAGAGCCGCCGGCGCCGTCGCCTTCCCggcgccgcccccgcccctccgcgCGGGGCCGGGGGCAGAGTGGGCGTCTCGCCTCTCCTCACGAAACAAAGaagccgccgccgccaccgccgccgagAGAGGGTAAGTCTCGCGCGCGCGCCCGCTCGCCTCGGCCGCCCCCCCACGCCGCCCGCGCCCCCGCTGCGCGCGCACTcgccagctcccctcccccctacGGTCGGCTTCTCTCGCTTccgccgcccgcccggccccgTGCGCGCGCCCGTCCGCCCTTCCGCTCCCAGCGCGCGTGCGCGTCCGCTCGGGGCCTAGCGGAGGTAGGCGGGACCAGAGAAAGCTGGCGCTCCAGATGTTCCCCCCCGACTCAATCCGGGAAGGTCTTGCTCATGCGCACCGGCGTCTTCGTCCTCACGCTGCGTCCCCACGCTGCCGAGCATGCGCAGAGCGGGCGCCACTGCGGCGGTGGCTGCGTTGGTTCCCGCGGCTGCggcggggggttgggggatgggatgggatggaatggCGGCGGGGTCTGCAGGGAAGGGTTGGCCGAGGGGCTTTGA